Proteins from a genomic interval of Desulfofustis limnaeus:
- a CDS encoding IS5 family transposase: MTQFGLFDYHKRLSRIDKAGDPLIELNKVVDWEQFRVLINRALEKPRKSPAGAKGYDPILLFKILILQSLYNLSDEAMEYQILDRYSFSRFLGIREGSKVPDATTIFRFRDELAKAGVVELLFTQFDQFLREHGFRAQKGQIVDASIIRVPTQRNSREENEDIKAGTPITSWDEPKRRQKDTDARWTKKNGKAFFGYKNHVSIDVGHKFIRSYEVTDASVHDSQVFTELLDPENTSNDVWADSAYRSEESLQELAQQGFQEHLQLKGNRHRKLTDEERQANRTRSKIRSRVEHVFGVMAMRTGSTLMRGIGMVRIRAKIGLRNLAYNVSRFALLATA; this comes from the coding sequence ATGACACAATTCGGCCTCTTCGATTATCACAAGCGACTCTCCCGGATCGATAAAGCCGGTGATCCCCTGATCGAACTCAATAAGGTGGTTGATTGGGAACAGTTCCGTGTCCTCATCAACCGTGCACTTGAGAAACCGCGTAAATCTCCAGCCGGTGCCAAGGGCTACGACCCAATCCTGCTGTTCAAGATCCTGATTCTCCAGTCTTTGTACAATCTCTCCGACGAGGCCATGGAGTATCAGATCCTTGATCGCTATTCGTTTTCCCGGTTCCTTGGTATTCGTGAAGGTTCCAAGGTGCCCGATGCCACCACCATCTTCCGCTTCCGGGATGAACTGGCCAAAGCCGGCGTGGTGGAGCTGCTGTTTACCCAGTTCGATCAGTTCCTCCGTGAGCATGGCTTTCGTGCGCAAAAGGGCCAGATTGTCGATGCCTCCATTATCCGCGTTCCCACTCAGCGCAACAGCCGGGAAGAAAACGAAGATATCAAAGCCGGCACACCCATCACCTCATGGGACGAACCGAAACGCCGGCAAAAAGATACCGATGCCCGCTGGACCAAGAAGAACGGCAAAGCGTTCTTTGGCTACAAGAACCATGTCAGTATCGACGTCGGTCACAAGTTCATTCGCAGCTATGAGGTCACCGACGCCAGTGTCCATGACAGTCAAGTGTTTACCGAGCTGCTTGACCCGGAAAATACCAGTAATGACGTCTGGGCCGATTCTGCGTACCGTTCCGAAGAATCGTTGCAGGAGTTGGCACAACAAGGGTTTCAAGAACACCTGCAGCTCAAGGGCAACCGGCACCGAAAGCTGACCGACGAAGAGCGCCAGGCGAATCGGACCAGATCGAAGATCCGTAGCCGTGTCGAACATGTCTTCGGGGTGATGGCCATGCGTACCGGCAGTACACTGATGCGCGGGATTGGCATGGTCAGAATCAGGGCCAAGATCGGCTTGCGCAATTTGGCTTACAATGTGAGCCGTTTTGCACTGCTGGCCACCGCTTAA
- a CDS encoding class I SAM-dependent methyltransferase has translation MLTELSAWTTAWRDAIEEMHQVSDTAYWDRRAPDYNDFILTSEYSYGEAITTMLSASGCLSATDHVLEIAAGVGAVTIPLARRSAKVIAFEPAPVMADFLAANISSSGLTNIEIRRESFDHNTVCAPKSFDLILLCHAAWHFPDFIELVKSMEMISRGFCCLADTSGLADPDTEIIHRQLNLPLTAGIDRVPFLFNQLYFSNRRPQLTHIPWLTRRSIASALSMWTMVLEKYRRPEETDLAIIRDHVLARSKNGIYESPSLMALLWWPTN, from the coding sequence ATGCTGACAGAATTATCCGCATGGACAACCGCGTGGCGGGATGCGATAGAAGAAATGCACCAAGTGAGTGACACGGCCTACTGGGATCGCCGAGCACCTGACTACAATGATTTCATCCTGACCAGCGAATATTCGTATGGTGAAGCAATCACCACGATGTTATCCGCGAGTGGTTGCCTGTCTGCCACAGACCATGTCCTTGAAATCGCTGCCGGTGTTGGCGCCGTAACCATTCCGCTGGCGCGCCGCTCAGCGAAGGTGATCGCATTCGAACCAGCTCCGGTGATGGCAGATTTTCTCGCCGCCAACATTTCGTCATCGGGGCTTACCAACATCGAGATTCGACGCGAATCATTCGATCACAATACGGTCTGCGCCCCGAAATCCTTTGATCTGATACTGCTGTGCCATGCCGCCTGGCATTTTCCCGACTTTATCGAACTCGTCAAATCGATGGAAATGATCAGTCGAGGTTTTTGTTGCCTCGCCGATACCTCTGGTCTCGCAGACCCCGATACTGAAATTATCCACCGTCAACTCAACCTCCCACTGACCGCCGGCATCGATCGAGTGCCCTTCCTTTTCAATCAATTATATTTCAGCAACCGACGACCGCAGCTAACACACATCCCCTGGCTAACACGACGCAGTATTGCCTCAGCCCTGTCAATGTGGACCATGGTCCTCGAAAAATACCGTAGGCCAGAAGAGACAGACCTGGCAATCATCCGTGACCATGTCTTAGCCCGCAGCAAAAACGGCATCTATGAAAGTCCTTCTCTGATGGCCCTGCTGTGGTGGCCGACAAACTGA